From Rhodothermales bacterium, one genomic window encodes:
- a CDS encoding succinate dehydrogenase cytochrome b subunit, protein MKTTVDQKAPKKPSMFSSAVGKKVLTGITGLGLVVFVLEHMLGNLSYFKSSDAYNEYAYFLASFGELLYVIEAGLVAFFVIHIVQGVRIAIGKRQARPVGYARYASKGSPSMQSLSSRTMIISGIVLLVFLVIHLKTFKFGIHYETVVDGVPMRDLARLMTETFQSPIYTFSYVAVMLLLGAHLRHGVWSALQSLGAMNPRLTPVVYGIGGIIALLVALGFLVLPLWIFFTGGNA, encoded by the coding sequence ATGAAAACCACTGTTGATCAGAAGGCGCCCAAAAAGCCGTCGATGTTTTCATCGGCGGTCGGGAAAAAGGTGCTGACGGGTATCACAGGATTGGGCCTCGTCGTGTTCGTGCTCGAACACATGCTGGGCAACCTGTCCTATTTCAAGAGTTCAGACGCCTACAACGAGTACGCCTACTTCCTGGCGAGCTTCGGCGAACTGCTCTATGTCATCGAAGCCGGCCTGGTGGCGTTTTTTGTCATCCACATCGTGCAGGGGGTGCGTATCGCCATCGGCAAGCGCCAGGCGCGGCCGGTCGGTTATGCCCGCTACGCCTCCAAGGGATCGCCGAGCATGCAGTCCCTCAGCTCCCGCACCATGATCATCTCCGGCATCGTGCTGCTGGTTTTTCTGGTCATCCACCTGAAGACCTTCAAGTTCGGCATACACTACGAAACAGTGGTAGACGGCGTGCCGATGCGCGACCTGGCCCGTTTGATGACGGAAACATTCCAGAGCCCCATCTACACCTTCAGCTACGTGGCCGTCATGCTGCTGCTGGGGGCTCACCTGAGGCACGGCGTGTGGAGCGCGCTGCAGTCGCTCGGGGCCATGAATCCACGGTTGACCCCGGTTGTGTACGGCATCGGCGGAATCATCGCCCTGCTGGTCGCGCTGGGCTTCCTCGTTCTGCCGCTGTGGATCTTTTTCACGGGAGGTAATGCGTAA